The sequence ttatgtcgaactgatttttattttttattttcccatgatgtaaaacaaagaggcactgagtttgaaggtaggccttgaaatacatccacaggtacacctccaattgactcaaattatgtcaattagcctatcagaagcttctaaagccatgacatcattttctggaattgttcaAGCTcattaaaggcacaatcaacttagtgtatgtaaacttctgagccactggaattatgatgcagtgaattataagtgaaacaattgttggaaacattacttatgtcatgcacaaagtagatgtcctaacagacttgccaaaactatagtttgttaacaagaaatttgtggagtggttgaaaaacaagttttaatgacgccatcctaagtgtatgtaaacttacgacttcaactgcatatagTGGACTAcctctgaccagagccctacctaCATAATggactatttttgaccagaacaCTACCTATGTATtggactacttctgaccagagccctacctacataatggactacttttgaccagagcactacctatatagtggactacttctgaccagagccctacctacataatggactacttttgaccagaacactacctatatagtggactaattttgaccagagcactatggggctctggtcaaaagtagtccactatatagaaaatagggcgccatttgggacgcaatgtTGTGTACATTTTCTACAAGGAACATTCAATACTGTAATTTCAGAAATGTGCTTTTATTTTCTTGATTTCTCTGACCAGGCTCAGAGAACTTACTTGTTCCTTCCATCATGGCAATCCTCTTCCTGCGTGCGTAAGCGCGAAGATGATTGGACAAGCTAACAGCACTGGGGAAGGTTGTGTTACAGTGAATGCACATCTTCTTATTAGATTCATTTCTCTCTGGAAAAGTGAGACATGTGAAAGGGAAAGAGACATTTCAAAAGAAAGCAAAGCACACACAAGTTCAGTTCAAAATGTAAAATATGTTCAAAACACTCCTTAACAACACTTTTCTTGCAAGAGAATGCCTTTGAAATAGTGTCAAGAGTATAGCATTTTATTCAAATGCCACTAAGCCTCCGGATTACCTCGCTCCATTCGTTTTTTACTTCATTAACAGTTATCTTCCATTAGAGACATTTTGTTTGTTCAACTTCTACACACATTACATCTAAATAAATTGTTTGGTTTCAGGGTCTTTGATGAGCGTCTTTGACAAATATAATCTGGAGGTGAGTTGAGGTGACTGTAAGGAAAAATCTGAAGAAATATGGCTAAAAGTGACTACAGAGCACATAGAGATGAACATGAAGTAAACTGCTATTCCCTGAGTGCCatcacctcttcctccatctgtTTTCATATTGGAAAGATCTGTTTTGCACTCTGCAGTTGGAGATGTATTGTTGAGAGTAATGTTTATCACAATCTAAGAACTCCAGGGTGCCTATTTTCACCTGGGTTTAGAATTGGATTTAGGCTATGATAAGAAATTCATACTGTGCTGATTGTGTCAATATTGCACATGAATTACAATAGTTTGGCATGTCACTACAGGCTACATCTAGAGCATGTTAAAATCATAAAAGCGTTTGATTAGGAAAGGTCTCTCAGTACACCCTTTAGAGCAGATTTGATTGGATGACAAGCCCACACCAAGTTTCTATGCAGGCTGTCCTGAAGCTACTGGCAGTGGTGTGAAAATTATAGAGACAGCTTCCCATTCATTTCACACCTAATAGGGGGGAAAACATCTGCTACGGAGGTGTTTTTTAACCATGACAAGCCACTAAAGGTTATTTAAATGACCTGCAAATCGTTTGCAACAATTGCATGTGCAAAATGAATCTCTTCTTGATTAATTAACTAATGCCCATAAAAAAGCTTaagtatatattatacagtattctccCCAGTGTATGTGTTAAATCTCCATTTAACATAACACTGATTACACCAAAATGGTGTAAAAGCCTTAGTTAGGTGATTAAATCTGAATGTCAGAGTCAGTCTATTCTCCCTTTTAAGGTTTCAGCTTTCAGCTATAATGTAAAAAGTTACTATGACATTCAACAATGTCAGCCACAGAACGGCTAATCATTAGAATTGAGATGGACATCTAAAAAAAttgatatatttttttgtattttttgttgttgtattttacccccttttccctCTCAATTTCAATTACGATCtagtctcattgctgcaactccccaacaggcttGGGAGACACGAAGGTCGAgttatgcgtcctccgaaacatgaccacCCAACCGCGCTCCTTAACACCCgcaacaccgttcaactgacgaccaaagtcagcctgcaggtgcccggcccgccacaaggagttgatAGAGTGCAATAAGCCAACTACAGAGCcgccccccccggccaaaccctccactagcccggatgacgctgggccaattgtgctgcgcactatgggactcccggttatagccagttgtgacacagcctgggatcgaacccgggtctgtagtgatgccttagaccgctgtgccactcgggaggctccgATATCTGATTTAGACATCTTTATTAATCTTTCTGCAAAACGGACGGAAACTGTTATTTGGACAGAGATTAAACAAAGGTGTGTAAACACAGCTGATGTGCTCCCAGAACCACATCAAAAGGACGTGACAGGTTTTAATTTCAATTTCAAAGCCAATTTATTATTTTTGTGTGCGTTACAATAATAATGTTTCCTGGTGACTTCAAGGTTGCTGACAGAAGAGCAGACAGAGTACTGGGGTATTATGATGATGCTCACATACATATTTAATGAAGCTCAATTTGAATGACATTTTGTGATTTAACATGAGCGCCTGTCAATAATAAAACACACAAACAGCTGCGGAACAAGACAAGTTTGTGTTTCATTATGGCAAGCTGATCTACTGTAATTGGAGGGTAAACTACTATCTTAACTCTGTATCATTGCACTCAATAAAACTGTTCTAAAGATCACCTAAAATAATCATACCTATCTGCAAAGGACTAAACTGATCAAGCCTATGAATAATGATAGAACACTGTGAAAAGAACAGACTGGCGACCCAATTAAGCTAATAAAGCTGTCTGTCACTTCTATCCATCATCTATCTGGCTTAACTGGCTTTCTTGTCTTCTTTGATTCTACATCACTTGAAACAGACTGATCATATGTCATATATGTTTTGCTGTCACAGAGGGGCCTTGTTGCACTACAATAATCAGTACCattaataaaatatatttggCAGATAAAGTAACTCTGTAGTTTTTAACTGTATAGTGTTTCACTCTGTTACTTCGCAGAAAACAAATTATATTTTGGCTATGTAGGTCCTTTTATCCACTGTTCAAAATCgaatcacaaaaaaaaaaaaaaaaattctggttGCTAAAAAGACATGATATTCTGATTTGTATAGAAATTAGCTGTGAATCTGCTTACCTTGGGCCCAGTGTGGTTCCAGATTGCTGGCCTGTtggttctgtctctcctcaaacCTCTCTTTGGTCACAGTAAAGTGATTCCTATCTGCATCATACGATCTGCTGTTATCCCTCAGCTGCCCCTGCTCCTTGTCCAACTTCTTCTTCCTCAGCAGCTCTACTAAAGTGCCCTGGGAAGGTTCCCTGACCCCTCGTatctgtaataataataataatactattaataacaataatacatttTACTTGCGCCTTTCAAGATACCCAAGGACACttacagaataaaaaaatatgtaattaTAAGCAACATAACTAAGAGTAAAAGTACAACACACAAAAGAACATAGCACcaaaaaacaacacaacaactGTACCTCTATACTCTTCCTTTCAGAAAATAACTCCTCTCCCTTAACTTCCTCCTGCCTGGGTGTAGTTGCACTGGGCCCCCATGAAGTGGAATTGCCATCCTGGCCTGGCAGGCAGCCATGTTGGATCTTCACTGGGAACCCTGTGGGTGTCAGGAAGAGCCCATCACTCCCGATGAACTTCTGGGAGATGATTGGTCGAGAGAGGAACTGCTTCCTGTTCAGATTTCAAATGAAACACAACAATGATATACATGATATACACTAGTCACAACATATAGCCAGGGAGGTACATGAAAAAGTACAATGACATAAAAGTAGAAAAAATGAAAAATACATTAAAATGAAGACAAATTCAAAATAAATATATAGCTGATATAAGATAGAATATTCTATTACATCCCTAAAAGGTGTAAACAGTAACTTGTGGAGGAATTGTTTATAGTACCTGTTGAGGGTCTGGAGGATGTTCTGGTGTTCCTGCTCATCCTGTAGCAGCTCGTTAAGGATACACACTGGACTCTTACTGGTGCTGGTGGTGCTGGTCTTCCCTATCCGCTTTAGATGTCCCCTCACATGATTGGAGAGGCCTGTGTTGGTGTCGAACCAGCCACAGCACAAGGGACAGGTGTGCTCCGCCTGAGACTCCGGCTTCTCAGCTGTAACATGAAGATTTAAAAAAGGTTTTAACACAATATCTATATTTACATGAACATTTtaataatttagcagatgcttttaccCAAAGCGATCTAGGTAAATTACTATGAAACTTTGTGGTAACTTTGAATATTACACACTATCTATAAAAGAATAACATGACACACTTGACTATGAAAGAAGCAGTCACAAATATTGTTAGATGTGATTACAGATTACTTTTATTACAGATTAATTACCCTATTACAGTACAATAGGAAACAATAAGTAATTGAATAAAGACAGGGAAAATATAATAAGTTGCTCACCTTTTTTGATCCTCCGTGCCACAGAGGGGATCTTCCTGCGTATGCGTGGCTGTCGGTCCTGTGAAGCTACCTGCTCAGGTGACACCACGTGGCGAGCATCATAACTCAGCCCCACCCTGTGCAGGTGCCCTCGCACGTGATTGGACAAGCCCACCCCAGACTCAAACACAGCAGGACAATAGGGGCAGGACTTTCTTTCTGACCCACATGGAGGGGAGACGTCATACTCATAGGAGAGACTTTGGTtgtgtgttttggtggtggtgggtgacTCCGGAGAATCGTCACACACTGAGCTTTCTATACACTCCTCTTTGATGATAAGCTTCTGTATGTCATCGCTGTCATACTCCCCCTCCTTGACTTCAGTCTTTTCAAAATGGTGGTCAGCCTGAGTAGCGTTCTTTTCAAAATGTCCGACATCAGCGGCAGGTGCAGGATCTTCTTTAACAAAAGAACCCCTCTGTCTGCGTATGAAGTAGCTACGGGCATAGGGATTCCTCTCATTCTCACTACTATCCAGGAAATTGGCTGTAGCCTCGCTGGTGTAGGCACTAAAGTCATACGTGTCCTCATAATCATCATCTTCTGTGTCTTCAGGAGTGGTAGTCTCTCTTAACTTTGGGTTCAGTTTTGGAAAAACATTATCAACCACCTTGTCGACAGTGTTGCGGAATGGTGTGGACATTTTTCGTTTGGATGGAGACTTTCGGGTAACAGCTTGGGACTCTGACTTCCTGCAGGTCAAGTCGTTGCTATCTCCCTGACTCTTGTCAGAGTCATAGCTATGATTTAGCATCTGGCCTATTTTAGCCATCTTGGATGTAACCAACACATCAACATTTGAGGGATATTTTGTCCTTTCTGAGATTCCTGAAATGACATGGTCGTATTGTTGATTGTCTTCCTCAACATAAGGGAGACCTGTTGTCACGTCTATTTTCTCTGTTGGTTTGGGAGATAATTTGTTTGGCTTGTCGCTCCTCCACATAGATGGTGACAGCTTGTTTGTTGAGCTGCCAAGACTACATTTGAACTGTGAGGCATTAAGATCTTTATAATACTTCTGTGCGTCTGCTTTGTTTCTCGTGTAAAAGTCAGCTACACTACTAGACCAAAAAGGCAAATCTGCTCTTTTCCAGAAAGCAGGCTTTTTAATACAGAACTTTTGTTTCAGCTGTAGGAGTTTTAAATCTGCTTTTTTGGACGGGCCAGCTAGCCTATATTGATCTTGATGGTCAGATGCTTTGTTAAACGGTGGACTTTCACATTCATCTTCACAAAACTGGTGTATTAGGTCACAATGGCTCTTCAGGTCATTTTGATTCTGGGTGCTGAAAGGGCACACTTTACAGTGAAACACAACAGATCTTGATTCATTATCTTCATTGTTATTTGTAGGAAACTCTGACTCCTCATATTTGATCATGTTCTTGTACTTGTACTGCAGTGTGTCACAGTGCACCGCGTACAGGTGTGCTTCAAGCTCCCGTTCTGTCAGGGCCATGTGGTTGCACTCCTCGCAACAGTAATAATGTTTATCCTTCTCATGTGTCTTGGCGTGCTGGACGAACGTCTTGGAGCAGTTGGTCCCGAACACACACTGCGGGCACTGCAGCTTGGCGTTCCTGCCTTCGTCTCGGAGTTTGTTGAGTCCCTGTATCTCCTCCATAAGTTTCTCCCGTCTCTCCTGGTGGATAATCATGTGCTTGAGGAGGGAGTTGCGATCGCGGAACGAACGCCCACACTCCCTGCATATAAAAGGCCTTGGAATGTTCTCGTGGTGGCGTATTTGATGATTATGCCCATCTAAATGATACATCATATGTCTATGCAAATGCCTTTTCTCCTTGAAATTAACATTGCACTTTGTGCATGGGAAGAATGATGGTTCTTGTTCGGATTGCTCTGTCTTTAGCTGCTTGGGTTTTCTACTAAAGAGGGAGTCGGAGTGATTGTCTTCGTGGCAATCTGCTCTTATAATCAGTTTCTTGATGATTACAGGACTGTCACTGGGATGCTCTTGACATGAATTCACAGAAGATTGTACATCAGCATTTTTACAAGGGAAATCCTCATCATTTACGTTGGCGATGTCAAAATCCTCGtcatcatcttcctcctcttcaatATGCCACTTTTTGTAGGTGTGATTTGAGCTGCTGTTGTAAACTTTTTCAGGAGAGCCTGACGTACCCACCAGGTGTATTTTACGCTTCCTCTGTCTTTGGCTGGTAAGCTGAGGCATCACTCCCACTCCCGCAGTGTTTTCCTGTAAGCTGTTGTCAACGTTACGATTGTTCCACAACACCCGTATAAGCTCTTTCTGAGAATCCCAGTGTAGTGAGTCAGCCCCGTCAGAACCGTCCGACGAGCTCTCAGAGGACTCTGTGGTGTGTAAGTCCCATATAGATCTAGCTCTAGCCTTGACTCCCTCAGCCGTCCATATTTGGTTAATTGGCGTTTGGTGAGGCTGTGGACTGTGGTCTGACAAGGTGGTGTCACGGGCCTGGTAGGGAAGTTCAGCCTCActctccccagagtcagatggtgaCGTGTTGTTGGCCTCTGGCTGCGTGGTGGCTAATGTTTTCAGAACAGGCCCTGGCCCTGCTGGGTTCTTCAGGGCGTCTGATTGAAGCTCACTGGGTGGCGGTAACACCTGAGGGCTTGTGTCCCTCCCTGCTTGCCATAGTTGGGTGTCCTGGGCCTCCACCAGGACATTGTTGGGCGTTGTGCTGTCTTTGTTCAGGCCACAGCTCTCCTCTGAGTTAGGGTGTGAAGCAGGTCCATTAACAAGTGCTACAAAAGGTAGTGAATAGGCTGCTTGGGCTGTGTGGGGAACAGCAGGGACACTGCTGGGTACAATTGGACTGGGCTGTGCTCCATTTAAAGGGTTTGGGAGTCTGTCAGAGGACAGCTGCTCTGACAACCTTGCAGCATTGTTCTTAAGGGAGGATGTGTGACGCTGTAATGGCTCCTGAGTGGCAACGGAGCAATTACACAATGGTTCCACCACATCTCCTTCTTTGTCCTCTTGTGCATTTGGCTTTATATCAGCCATCTCCCCAGTATGTTctgagaagagagaaacagagaaaaaacACCAAATCAGCTTAAAACATACTCAATAATTTATATTGTGTTTTGAGGGCTAAAGGCGATGAAAAATGGATGATTAAAACAAGTCTAAATGTGGCAAAAGGAAATATATACAGCCCAACCCATAACACTTGTATTGGTTCAAAGTCAAAATGCAGGCTAATATTATGTTGAATAACAAACAATTATTATTCCTTATACACACAGAAAATCAGTCAGTGTTCAGTGTCAGCTCTGCCTACTTTCTCTCCAATTGTTCCACACAATGAGAGTTTCATCCACAGTACTCTTCTGATCGGCTCTCTGGTACTGCATTATGATTTTCCTAACACCCTAGTCCACCACTTCTCTTCACAACAAACCCTGCTGTTAGCCTCAGATACCCCGGTGAGGGCTCTTAATTACCATAGCACACCTCTGGGATACAACCTTCCTGTTCCTCCCCCGAACGCACCCAGACGCCTGCTAAAATTGACCAATTTCCATGTGAACAAAGTAGACTTCCAATGAGATCATACTCAGTCTTAGCACTCTGTGATGGTGCTAACACGGGTCCCAGCACGACACTGTTGTTGCTCCAATCCTGACAAATTGGCATGCGTCGGGCTACACAATCTGTCTGtctcacatacactcacacaaacacacgcatggAAACACTccctcacacatacacatacacacacacacacacacacacacacacacacacacacacacacacacacacacacacacagatatacacatacataaagagatataaacacacatacatctataaacacacacacacccatgaacacacacacaaacacacacacacacacacacacacacacacacacacacacacacacacacacacaaacattagggTTGGGAATTGctagggacctcacgatacgatattatcacaatacttaGGTGCTGATAAGGTATGCATTACTGTTCTCacgattctcatgattctatatgtattgagatTTGAtgctccaaacatattgctcactataggtttatgagaaaacaagttttgatcagtcagAAAAATAAaatgctgaaaacatgttggcaaACTATTTTGGAAGATGGACACCAAGCTATAGGATGCAAGAGTATTGCCACAGGTGCAGCCAACAAATCGATACTTTGAGTCAAATACCGATATAATGAAAAATAATATCACAATATGTTACTGTCTCGATTTTTCCCCCCCCATCACTAACAAACATATAAACAGCAATCAACATTTGACAGATTGCAAAATGTAATATAGACTCAACTGTTGAACATGTTAAACAAGCCACTTAAGAGAGTGAAAATACATTAATAAAATCTTCTAATATTTAACACTCTTCCCAGCCTTGTAATAGCCAAGCTGTGAGACTGAGGCGAGGTGATGTATTTTACAGCTTGGTACAATGTGAAGTGTCCAGGCAGGGTTGTTGTAGCCCAAGCTGATAGACATAgactgcatctcaaatggcaccctattccctatttactgcactacttttgaccaaggccgataagggctctggtcaaaagtagtgcactttatagggaaaagggtgccatttgcgatGGAACTATTGTGTAGTCTACAATGTATGCTCAGTGGATTTGACATGATCCAGTGTTGGCTGCTCTCTGCAGGAAGCTACGTCGCTAACAAAGTGGTAAATTCAGTGTTAATGAGTGGCTTCACTGTTACCACCTCTGAGGTAAAACCTTCCGAGCTCCCTATTCCCTCCGTCTgctgtggtgttactgtaggggCTTGGgttagcagggagggagaggcagaacaGACGCTCTGCATTTAAAGCTAACTTCACTGCTACCCCCGAACAGCAGGGTGGCAAAGCCATCAGAATATGATTTCAGCTTTAAAGGCTCATTAGTGGGGCTACTAGCATGCgatatgactctctctctctctctctgctccatatATAACAACCAAAAGCAAACATTCAGGGTTCAACAGGGATGCAattgaaaacatattttttgcTTCTATTTACTTCATTTAGTCAATGTTAAAAGGCTGACTTTGCCTTTCTGGAAGCTATTTGCAAGGATTATAatcttaaatacatttaaaccgtATGCATAGATCGATCTGTATCTTATCAATGAGATGTATTACCATTAATCCAGCTCTGCATCATTCCCTAAGACATCTTATATGAGAGAATGTTCAGTAATCATCATGTTCTAGAATTCTCTGAAATGGAACGGTTATGTTCAGCTAAATTCTACTGAAGGAATAACAAGAGCTCTTACTGAAACACCTCCCAGATATGTATAATATGTTACTtggctttttctttctttcttttaatatttttttacgGGTCTATCAGCACTTTCAGGAACACTCGTATAGCACCTTATCTTGAGGTTACTACAGAAGAAAAAGGGAGGCGATAATTgcatattatcattattattctgGATTCCCTGAAGATACATAAACCTTTCTGAGATATTTAATAACCAGCTTGTCTCAATGACCCATTATCTTTAAAAGCATTGTAGAAAAGCATTTAAAACTTTAAACGTCTTACTCTTGACCCTCACCAAAACCTGCAAAAAAATATgacatttattacatttttttattgcaATTTTGTGTTACAATTAGAAAAAGAACGAAAATATCTCTGTTGCTCCATTCATCACCATATTTATCATAATGTCCAGGAAATGGCTAAAATATCATGTGAACAGCCTGAAAACATCCCAAAACAAAGAGTGCCAGGCTAGCCAGTCTTAACATCAGTAGAGAATCAGTGCTAAAGGCTTTTGAGTTTGGGACTAGTGTCCAAAGGAATTCCCTCTTCCCAACTAGGACCAGTCAACCAGACCAGTTCAACCACTGGAGCTGTCTGGATGGATCAACAGACAGCCACCCATCCCCATGTAGTATGTCTCTGCCTCTGCCTTCAGTGGGAGAGAAAACACACATCTAAACAACAAGGGGGGGGCGGCGCTGCCCCTCAAGTACTGCAGCAGCTCCACAACTTCCTCAGCTAATGGGAACTATTGATTTATTTGACACATAGTGAATTTATGAAGCTGCCTCTCAAGTGTGAGTATCAAAACCCACGGATCAAAATAAACAGGCAGAGATTCAGTCTGACTCTTCAGCAGTCCCAATGAGAGGAGAGCACAGCACTGTTCTCCTCAATGCCACAGTGAATAGGAAAGGCTTGGTTCAGTTCATATGCTGCAGTGTGGTCTAAAGCCTACAGTTAACCAATAACCACATAG is a genomic window of Oncorhynchus nerka isolate Pitt River linkage group LG24, Oner_Uvic_2.0, whole genome shotgun sequence containing:
- the LOC115108568 gene encoding zinc finger protein 644-like, which translates into the protein MADIKPNAQEDKEGDVVEPLCNCSVATQEPLQRHTSSLKNNAARLSEQLSSDRLPNPLNGAQPSPIVPSSVPAVPHTAQAAYSLPFVALVNGPASHPNSEESCGLNKDSTTPNNVLVEAQDTQLWQAGRDTSPQVLPPPSELQSDALKNPAGPGPVLKTLATTQPEANNTSPSDSGESEAELPYQARDTTLSDHSPQPHQTPINQIWTAEGVKARARSIWDLHTTESSESSSDGSDGADSLHWDSQKELIRVLWNNRNVDNSLQENTAGVGVMPQLTSQRQRKRKIHLVGTSGSPEKVYNSSSNHTYKKWHIEEEEDDDEDFDIANVNDEDFPCKNADVQSSVNSCQEHPSDSPVIIKKLIIRADCHEDNHSDSLFSRKPKQLKTEQSEQEPSFFPCTKCNVNFKEKRHLHRHMMYHLDGHNHQIRHHENIPRPFICRECGRSFRDRNSLLKHMIIHQERREKLMEEIQGLNKLRDEGRNAKLQCPQCVFGTNCSKTFVQHAKTHEKDKHYYCCEECNHMALTERELEAHLYAVHCDTLQYKYKNMIKYEESEFPTNNNEDNESRSVVFHCKVCPFSTQNQNDLKSHCDLIHQFCEDECESPPFNKASDHQDQYRLAGPSKKADLKLLQLKQKFCIKKPAFWKRADLPFWSSSVADFYTRNKADAQKYYKDLNASQFKCSLGSSTNKLSPSMWRSDKPNKLSPKPTEKIDVTTGLPYVEEDNQQYDHVISGISERTKYPSNVDVLVTSKMAKIGQMLNHSYDSDKSQGDSNDLTCRKSESQAVTRKSPSKRKMSTPFRNTVDKVVDNVFPKLNPKLRETTTPEDTEDDDYEDTYDFSAYTSEATANFLDSSENERNPYARSYFIRRQRGSFVKEDPAPAADVGHFEKNATQADHHFEKTEVKEGEYDSDDIQKLIIKEECIESSVCDDSPESPTTTKTHNQSLSYEYDVSPPCGSERKSCPYCPAVFESGVGLSNHVRGHLHRVGLSYDARHVVSPEQVASQDRQPRIRRKIPSVARRIKKAEKPESQAEHTCPLCCGWFDTNTGLSNHVRGHLKRIGKTSTTSTSKSPVCILNELLQDEQEHQNILQTLNRKQFLSRPIISQKFIGSDGLFLTPTGFPVKIQHGCLPGQDGNSTSWGPSATTPRQEEVKGEELFSERKSIEIRGVREPSQGTLVELLRKKKLDKEQGQLRDNSRSYDADRNHFTVTKERFEERQNQQASNLEPHWAQERNESNKKMCIHCNTTFPSAVSLSNHLRAYARRKRIAMMEGTTYSCIQKKPRLRAGPKKKLFSALPPAVEEMYRLTCRFCDLVFQGPLSVQEDWIKHLQRHLMHTSVPHTGAGMVEVLGLHKEMSSFPPQQHPCLEHPMSKLHPTAHEPLEHHGHPCLEHPETHELPEPHDEHPLHYAYPSSNEHPSLEQHTATPPPELLPVAS